A window of the Gemmatirosa kalamazoonensis genome harbors these coding sequences:
- a CDS encoding TldD/PmbA family protein — protein MPLNRREFLQGTAAAAAALSALAPQRALAAQAYAAPAFPPPDDAVALAQRAVEAAKAAGASYADCRVSRNQTQNVFTRERRVQGAVDNETSGFGVRVLVDGAWGFAASRDVTADEVVRVARQAIAQARANRASQLRPVTLAPKDPTPGGTWKSPIRVDPFTVPIEEKVALLLAANEAALKVQGARFVQSSMFFLREDKTFASSDGTVTQQTIYRAQPSMTVTAVSSDFKDFQTRESTDVMPRGLGYEHVLDAKLVENAPRWAQEAVEKLSAKPVEVGRYDLVLHPTNLWLTIHETIAHPTELDRAMGYEANYAGTSFVMPPEKVLGTLRYGSDLLNIQGDRSQVGSLSACGWDDEGVVPDTFMIIRNGIVVDYHATTRDQAPYLDWWYKKQGKPVRSHGCSYAQSWGDVQFSRMPNVSLLPGAKEQSFEDLIAATDRGIAIKGDGSFSIDQQRYNGQFGGQLFYEIKGGKIVGMLKDVVYQFRTPEFWKSMDMIGGKSSYFLGGAFGDAKGQPVQANAVTHGCVPARFRNVNIINTGRTA, from the coding sequence ATGCCGCTCAACCGCCGCGAGTTCCTCCAGGGCACCGCCGCCGCCGCCGCCGCGCTCTCGGCCCTCGCCCCGCAGCGCGCGCTCGCCGCGCAGGCCTACGCCGCGCCCGCGTTCCCGCCTCCCGACGACGCCGTCGCGCTGGCCCAGCGCGCCGTCGAGGCGGCGAAGGCCGCCGGCGCCAGCTACGCCGACTGCCGCGTCAGCCGCAACCAGACGCAGAACGTGTTCACGCGCGAGCGACGCGTGCAGGGCGCGGTCGACAACGAGACGTCGGGCTTCGGCGTGCGCGTGCTCGTCGACGGCGCGTGGGGCTTCGCCGCGAGCCGCGACGTCACCGCCGACGAGGTCGTGCGCGTTGCGCGACAGGCGATCGCGCAGGCGCGGGCGAACCGCGCGTCGCAGCTGCGTCCCGTCACGCTCGCGCCGAAGGATCCGACGCCGGGCGGCACGTGGAAGAGCCCCATCCGGGTCGACCCGTTCACGGTGCCCATCGAGGAGAAGGTCGCGCTGCTGCTCGCCGCGAACGAGGCCGCGTTGAAGGTCCAGGGCGCGCGCTTCGTTCAGTCGAGCATGTTCTTCCTGCGCGAGGACAAGACGTTCGCGTCGAGCGACGGCACCGTCACGCAGCAGACGATCTACCGCGCGCAGCCGAGCATGACGGTGACGGCGGTGTCGAGCGACTTCAAGGACTTCCAGACGCGCGAGTCCACCGACGTCATGCCGCGCGGGCTCGGCTACGAGCACGTGCTCGACGCGAAGCTCGTCGAGAACGCGCCGCGGTGGGCGCAGGAGGCGGTGGAGAAGCTCTCCGCGAAGCCCGTCGAGGTGGGACGCTACGACCTCGTGCTGCATCCGACGAATCTCTGGCTCACCATCCACGAGACCATCGCGCACCCCACGGAGCTCGATCGCGCGATGGGCTACGAGGCGAACTACGCCGGCACGAGCTTCGTCATGCCGCCGGAGAAGGTGCTCGGCACGCTGCGCTACGGCTCCGACCTGCTGAACATCCAGGGCGACCGCTCGCAGGTCGGGTCGCTCAGCGCGTGCGGCTGGGACGACGAGGGCGTCGTGCCCGACACGTTCATGATCATCCGCAACGGCATCGTCGTCGACTACCACGCCACCACGCGCGACCAGGCGCCGTACCTCGACTGGTGGTACAAGAAGCAGGGCAAGCCGGTGCGCTCGCACGGCTGCTCGTACGCGCAGAGCTGGGGCGACGTGCAGTTCTCGCGCATGCCGAACGTGTCGCTGCTCCCCGGCGCGAAGGAGCAGAGCTTCGAGGATCTCATCGCGGCGACCGACCGCGGCATCGCGATCAAGGGCGACGGCTCGTTCTCCATCGACCAGCAGCGCTACAACGGGCAGTTCGGCGGGCAGCTGTTCTACGAGATCAAGGGCGGCAAGATCGTCGGCATGCTGAAGGACGTCGTGTACCAGTTCCGCACGCCGGAGTTCTGGAAGTCGATGGACATGATCGGCGGCAAGTCGAGCTACTTCCTCGGCGGCGCGTTCGGCGACGCGAAGGGGCAGCCGGTGCAGGCGAACGCGGTGACGCACGGATGCGTGCCGGCGCGGTTCCGCAACGTGAACATCATCAACACCGGGAGGACCGCGTGA
- a CDS encoding peptidoglycan-binding domain-containing protein, translated as MPGTFTIVTKKTGEGGVKHGTEVKRVQQLLYLAGYKGVIPDGGWGKKTTEAWQQYQADYGFFPTRPFVQGHDPEGKLLPLAEAAGVLVPLPGGANGASGVRAFFDTAQSTKLPYGWSDHGNGSMLTWGLALNGDVSWAICTKPGGSMTALFDMKVPVSSNCTSLANVLLSIWHAGNLHNAQYDASQASGGADDAKVLGRRYGYAALKGSPKRPAGVSTRAGLYTTVEEIQADTKPGQLYHFAFCDKTGFITHDTLLLDGEIYECTYTKSPACHRSDLESRWKQARSIGKYAIVYGPA; from the coding sequence ATGCCCGGCACGTTCACCATCGTCACCAAGAAGACCGGAGAGGGCGGCGTGAAGCACGGCACCGAGGTGAAGCGCGTGCAGCAGCTGCTCTACCTCGCCGGCTACAAGGGCGTCATCCCCGACGGTGGGTGGGGAAAGAAGACCACCGAGGCGTGGCAGCAGTATCAGGCGGACTACGGCTTCTTCCCGACGCGCCCGTTCGTGCAGGGCCACGACCCCGAAGGCAAGCTGCTCCCGCTCGCCGAAGCGGCGGGCGTGCTCGTGCCGCTCCCGGGCGGCGCCAACGGCGCGTCGGGCGTGCGCGCGTTCTTCGATACCGCGCAGTCGACGAAGCTCCCGTACGGCTGGTCCGACCACGGCAACGGCTCCATGCTGACGTGGGGCCTCGCGCTGAACGGCGACGTGAGCTGGGCGATCTGCACGAAGCCCGGCGGGTCGATGACGGCGCTGTTCGACATGAAGGTGCCGGTGTCGAGCAACTGCACGTCGCTCGCGAACGTGCTGCTCTCCATCTGGCACGCGGGCAACCTGCACAACGCGCAGTACGACGCGAGCCAGGCCTCGGGCGGCGCCGACGACGCGAAGGTGCTCGGCCGCCGCTACGGCTACGCGGCGCTCAAGGGCTCGCCGAAGCGGCCGGCCGGCGTGTCGACGCGCGCGGGGCTGTACACGACGGTGGAGGAGATCCAGGCGGACACGAAGCCGGGGCAGCTGTACCACTTCGCGTTCTGCGACAAGACCGGCTTCATCACGCACGACACGCTGCTGCTGGACGGCGAGATCTACGAGTGCACGTACACGAAGTCGCCGGCGTGCCACCGGTCGGATCTCGAGTCGCGATGGAAGCAGGCGCGGAGCATCGGGAAGTACGCGATCGTGTACGGGCCGGCGTGA